The proteins below are encoded in one region of Lagenorhynchus albirostris chromosome 7, mLagAlb1.1, whole genome shotgun sequence:
- the SURF6 gene encoding surfeit locus protein 6: MASLLAKDAYLQSLAKKICSQPSPEPQKRKSAGKTQVSEAAGPPKKKRKRAQKKSREREEKAAEPKAQAPAEKSQARTPVAAKEKEDEAPSSTGAPAGGLASEPGSLFALDVLRQRLHEKIREARGQGSTKELSPAALEKRRRRKQERDRKKRKRRELRAKEKAAEALEGVEAAEPPPEAPHEEAQAQPGLLFNKVEVSEEEPGSKAQRRKEKRQKLKGNLTPLTGRNYRQLLERLQARQARLEELRDQDAGQARELEAKMQWTNLLYKAEGVKIRDDEHLLQEALKRKEKRRAQRQRAWEKRTAHVLGKMQQRQDRRRQNLRKKKAARAERRLEKARKKGRILPQDLERAGLV; encoded by the exons ATGGCTTCTCTGCTTGCGAAGGACGCCTACCTGCAGAGTCTGGCCAAGAAGAtctgctcccagcccagccccgagccACAGAAGCGCAAGTCGG CTGGCAAAACTCAAGTCTCAGAAGCTGCTGGGCCCcccaaaaagaagaggaagagagcacAGAAGAAATCCCGGGAGCGAGAGGAGAAGGCTGCAGAACCCAAGGCCCAGGCCCCTGCGGAGAAGTCTCAAGCCAGGACGCCAGTGGCAGCCAAGGAGAAAGAGGATGAGGCCCCCAGCTCGACCGGGGCCCCTGCAG GTGGCCTGGCCAGTGAGCCTGGCTCGCTGTTTGCCTTGGACGTTCTGCGGCAGCGCCTGCATGAGAAGATCCGGGAGGCGCGGGGCCAG GGCAGCACCAAGGAGTTGTCTCCAGCTGCTTTGGAGAAAAGACGCCGGAGGAAGCAGGAGCGCGACCGGAAGAAGAGGAAGCGGAGGGAACTGAGAGCAAAGGAGAAGGCGGCCGAGGCCCTCGAGGGGGTGGAGGCCGCCGAGCCGCCGCCCGAGGCGCCCCACGAggaggcgcaggcccagccgGGGCTGCTCTTCAACAAG GTGGAGGTGAGCGAGGAGGAGCCGGGCAGCAAGGCCCAGCGTaggaaggagaagaggcagaagctGAAGGGGAACCTGACGCCGTTGACGGGCAGGAACTACCGGCAGCTACTGGAGCGCCTGCAGGCGCGGCAGGCCCGGCTGGAGGAGCTGCGGGACCAGGACGCGGGCCAGGCCCGGGAGCTCGAGGCCAAGATGCAGTGGACCAACCTGCTGTACAAGGCCGAGGGCGTGAAGATCCGCGACGACGAGCACCTGCTGCAGGAGGCCCTGAAGCGCAAGGAGAAGCGGCGGGCGCAGCGGCAGCGCGCGTGGGAGAAGCGCACGGCGCACGTGCTGGGGAAGATGCAGCAGCGGCAGGACAGGCGGCGGCAGAACCTGCGCAAGAAGAAGGCGGCCAGGGCCGAGCGGCGCCTGGAGAAGGCTCGCAAGAAGGGCCGCATCCTGCCCCAGGACCTGGAGCGGGCCGGCCTGGTCTGA
- the MED22 gene encoding mediator of RNA polymerase II transcription subunit 22, with protein sequence MAQQRALPQSKETLLQSYNKRLKDDVKSIMDNFTEIIKTAKIEDETQVSRATQGEQDNYEMHVRAANIVRAGESLMKLVSDLKQFLILNDFPSVNEAIDERSQQLRALQEECDRKLIALRDEVSTDLYELEEEYYSSSSSLCEANDLPLCEAYWRLDLDRDSADGLSVPLPASPEPSAGPLQAAAPAHSHAGGPGPAEHA encoded by the exons ATGGCCCAGCAGAGAGCCCTGCCGCAAAGCAAGGAGACGCTGCTGCAGTCTTACAACAAGCGGCTCAAGGATGATGTCAAGTCCATCATGGACAACTTCACCGAGATCATCAAGACCGCCAAG ATTGAGGACGAGACGCAGGTGTCAAGGGCCACTCAGGGCGAACAAGATAATTACGAGATGCACGTGCGAGCCGCCAACATC GTCCGAGCCGGCGAGTCCCTGATGAAGCTGGTGTCCGACCTCAAGCAGTTCCTCATCCTCAACGACTTCCCGTCGGTGAATGAGGCCATCGACGAGCGCAGCCAGCAGCTGCGAGCTCTGCAGGAGGAGTGTGACCGGAAGCTCATCGCCCTGCGGGATGAGGTCTCCACAGACCTCTACGAGCTGGAGGAGGAGTATTACTCGTCCAG CTCAAGTCTTTGCGAAGCTAATGATCTGCCTCTGTGTGAAGCTTACTGGAGGCTGGACCTCGACAGAGACTCCGCCGACGGCCTCTCAGTCCCTCTGCCGGCGTCCCCGGAGCCCAGTGCTGGCCCCCTGCAGGCTGCAGCCCCTGCCCACTCCCACGCCGGTGGCCCCGGCCCCGCAGAGCACGCCTGA